Genomic window (Rathayibacter sp. VKM Ac-2760):
CTCCGGGTCCGGCTCGAGGGCGGGGACTCCGCACGATGACCCACGCCGAGGACCAGCGGCTCGACAGCGCACTCGCCACCAGGGGCATCGCCCGGTCGCGAGTGCATGCCGCTCGACTGATCGCCGATGGCGTCGTCACCGTGGACGGTGCGCCGGCGCTCAAGCCCTCGATCCGGGTGCGGCCCGAGCAGGACATCGCCGTCGCCTCCCTCGACCACTACGTCAGCCGAGCGGCGCACAAGCTGATCGCTGCGCTAGACACCTTCCGAAGCGTGCGGGTCGACGGCGCGATGGCCCTCGATGTCGGCGCGTCCACCGGAGGCTTCTCGCAGGTGCTCCTCGAGCGCGGCGTCGCCTCCGTCATCGCGCTCGACGTCGGCCACGGCCAGCTCGCGCCGAGGATCCGCTCCGACGACCGGGTGAGCGTGGTCGAGGGCTTCAATGCACGGGAGATGACGACGGAGTCGCTCGCGGCTGCGGCGGGGACCGACACCGTGCCGGACCTGGTCGTCGCCGACGTCTCCTTCATCTCCCTGTCGATGGTGCTGCCCGCGGTCGCGGCCTCCGTCGCGTCGACCGCCGACTTCGTCGTGCTGGTGAAGCCGCAGTTCGAGGTGGGGCGCCTGGGCATCAAGGAGGGGATCGTCCGTGATCCCGAGCTCCGGCGCGAGGCGCTCTCGGACGTGCTCTGGTCCGCCTGGGACGTGGGACTCGGAGTGGCCGGACTGATCGAGTCACCGCTCCCGGGTGGCGCTGGGAATCAGGAGTATCTGGCACACCTCCACCGCGACCGCGGAACGATTCCGACAGAATGGAGGGACGCGGTCACCGCGCTCACCACCGGATGACGCGACCGTGTCCGCCGCCGTCGATCGACCCGAAGGACACCTTCTCGATGCAGTCCCCTCCTGGCGAGCGCAACATCCTCGTCATCGCCCACACCGGACGGGCGGACTCCCTCGATGCGGCGATCCTCGTGGTGGAGCGCCTGCGCGGCTCCGGAGCCCGTCCCGTGCTCTGCGCCGACGACAAGGGCGACATCGTCCGGGCGGCCTCCGACCTCTCCGACGTCGCCGTTCTCGGCGCCGACGTGCCGCTCGACGCGATCGAGCTGGTCTTCGTCCTGGGCGGCGACGGCACCATCCTCCGTGCGGCCGAGATCGCCCGCACCGGCACGGCTCCGCTGCTCGGGGTCAATCTCGGGCACGTGGGCTTCCTCGCCGAGAGCGAGCGCGACGACCTCGACGACGCGGTCGCGCGCGCCCTCGACGGCGACTACCGGGTCGAGGAGCGGATGACCCTGCAGGTCCGGGTGAAGATCGAGGACGCCGTGGTCTACGAGACCTGGGCGCTGAACGAGGCGACCGTCGAGAAGGCGAGCCGCGAGCGGATGCTCGAGGTCATGGTCGGTGTCGACGGGCGCCCGCTGTCCAGCTTCGGCTGCGACGGCATCGTCGTGTCCACGCCGACCGGGTCGACCGCGTACGCGTTCTCCGGTGGAGGGCCCGTCGTCTGGCCGACGCTCGACGCGATGCTGCTCGTCCCGCTCAGCGCGCACGCCCTCTTCGCCCGGCCGCTCGTGGTCGGGCCCGACTCGAGCCTCGCGGTCGAGGTGAAGGAGCGCACCGACGGCGTCGGCGTGCTCTGGGCCGACGGCCGGCGCACCTACGAGCTGCCGCCCGGCGCACGCGTGGTCTTCCGCCGTTCGCCGGTGCCGGTGCGCTTCGCCCGCCTGCACGACGCCCCGTTCACCGATCGCCTGGTGCAGAAGTTCGGCCTCCCCATCCGCGGATGGCGGGGGTCGGCGGAGACGGAGTAGCCCCGATGCTCGAAGAGCTGCAGATCCGCGATCTCGGCGTGATCGCCGAGGCGACCCTCCCGCTCGGACCCGGCTTCACCGCGGTGACCGGCGAGACCGGCGCGGGCAAGACCATGGTCGTGACCGCGCTCGGACTCGTGCTCGGTGCGCGCTCCGACGCCTCGGCGGTGCGCTCCGGCAGCAAGCAGGCCTGGGTGTCCGGTCGCTGGCTGGTGCCCGAGGAGGGAGCGGTCGCCGATCGCGTCCACGACGCCGGCGGTGACCTCGACGGGCCGGAGTTGCTGCTCGCGCGCTCCGTCTCGGCGGAGGGCCGTGGTCGAGCGGTCGTCGGCGGGCGCAGCGCACCGGTGAGCGTGCTCAGCGAGCTGGCGGACCAGCTCGTCGTCGTGCACGGGCAGTCCGATCAGATCCGGCTCCGCTCGGCCGCGGCACAGCGCGACGCGCTCGACCGGTTCGGCGGGCCCGAGCTGGGGGAGGCGCTGCGCGACTACGCGAGCGCCTTCGAGCGCTGGCGGGCCAACCGCGAGGAGCTGGACGGGCTGACCGTCGCCCGCGAGGCGCGGGCTCGCGAGGCGGAGCGGCTCCGCAGCGCCCTCGCCGAGATCGAGGGCGTCGCTCCGCAGCGCGGCGAGGACGTCGAGCTGTCGGCGCAGTCCGAGCGGCTCGGCAGCATCGAGCAGCTGCGGGTGTCGGCCGGCGAGGC
Coding sequences:
- a CDS encoding TlyA family RNA methyltransferase, with protein sequence MTHAEDQRLDSALATRGIARSRVHAARLIADGVVTVDGAPALKPSIRVRPEQDIAVASLDHYVSRAAHKLIAALDTFRSVRVDGAMALDVGASTGGFSQVLLERGVASVIALDVGHGQLAPRIRSDDRVSVVEGFNAREMTTESLAAAAGTDTVPDLVVADVSFISLSMVLPAVAASVASTADFVVLVKPQFEVGRLGIKEGIVRDPELRREALSDVLWSAWDVGLGVAGLIESPLPGGAGNQEYLAHLHRDRGTIPTEWRDAVTALTTG
- a CDS encoding NAD kinase, yielding MQSPPGERNILVIAHTGRADSLDAAILVVERLRGSGARPVLCADDKGDIVRAASDLSDVAVLGADVPLDAIELVFVLGGDGTILRAAEIARTGTAPLLGVNLGHVGFLAESERDDLDDAVARALDGDYRVEERMTLQVRVKIEDAVVYETWALNEATVEKASRERMLEVMVGVDGRPLSSFGCDGIVVSTPTGSTAYAFSGGGPVVWPTLDAMLLVPLSAHALFARPLVVGPDSSLAVEVKERTDGVGVLWADGRRTYELPPGARVVFRRSPVPVRFARLHDAPFTDRLVQKFGLPIRGWRGSAETE